Proteins from one Nomia melanderi isolate GNS246 chromosome 3, iyNomMela1, whole genome shotgun sequence genomic window:
- the LOC116430446 gene encoding uncharacterized protein LOC116430446: MSNIVLLVLAAVLATAYAYPAVVAEESPLPRVARAASPDPILLLKHGFGGYGGYGGYGGYGGYGGYGGHGGYGGYGGYGGHGGYGGYGGHGGYGGYGGHRGGYGGYPYGGYGGGLSGSSAHAGSISSPFGSASFSSAKAGALGFGR; encoded by the exons ATGTCGAACATCGTCTTGCTCGTCCTCGCCGCGGTGTTGGCCACCGCCTACGCTTACCCCGCCGTTGTCGCAGAAG AATCGCCATTGCCGAGAGTTGCTAGAGCCGCTTCGCCTGATCCAATTCTGCTCTTAAAGCATGGTTTCGGTGGATATGGTGGATATGGTGGATATGGTGGATATGGTGGATATGGCGGATACGGAGGACATGGTGGATATGGTGGATATGGTGGATACGGAGGACATGGGGGATACGGTGGATACGGAGGACATGGTGGATACGGTGGATACGGAGGACACAGAGGAGGTTATGGCGGCTACCCTTACGGAGGCTACGGTGGTGGACTTTCCGGAAGCTCCGCTCATGCTGGGTCCATCAGCTCTCCATTCGGAAGTGCGTCCTTCTCGAGCGCCAAAGCTgg AGCTCTTGGTTTCGGACGATGA
- the LOC116430420 gene encoding uncharacterized protein LOC116430420 isoform X1, whose translation MAQWISFLLLVAAATITVTESRAIPAEPVSVMLDPYGNPIVFLREKRTPVQPYPHRAMMFTGYYRPVRRSSTGGQATGVFAQGNAVSGEAFFGGMQTPHLNNGPEPIEESEVSSAEAQAAPVPDESYNEDQTPVQQEGEYQPEGHNQQDGHYPQDESQNHPQEEYPVEEEQNHHKQGALPPQEEPEPAPAPAFTTEAAPVIPAEEPVYPSSEAPVNRPKVHHGKKTKKTQVVVKDDDDDEEEDDEEDDEELSVPFVPFKGNRRRQNYPNLNNYFPMVFSFPGVSTRSGSSGSPPGAVTAIANSYSTGKGGVASSVATAYGGSPNGVTMQRSICVQKKEASNNWRRINLQPSDGDRP comes from the exons ATGGCGCAGTGGATCAGTTTCCTCCTCCTCGTCGCCGCAGCGACGATAACCGTCACGGAGTCCAGAGCAATTCCCGCCGAACCCG TTTCAGTGATGCTGGACCCATATGGCAATCCCATAGTCTTCCTCCGCGAGAAGAGAACCCCCGTGCAACCGTATCCTCACAGGGCGATGATGTTCACCGGGTACTACAGGCCCGTGCGCCGCTCGAGTACCGGCGGCCAAGCGACAGGCGTTTTCGCACAAGGAAACGCTGTTAGTGGCGAGGCTTTCTTCGGAGGCATGCAGACGCCTCACTTGAACAACGGCCCGGAACCGATCGAGGAGTCAGAAGTCTCGAGCGCGGAGGCCCAAGCGGCGCCCGTGCCCGACGAGTCTTACAACGAGGACCAGACGccggtgcagcaggaaggagAATACCAGCCCGAGGGACATAATCAGCAGGATGGACACTATCCTCAAGACGAGTCGCAGAACCATCCACAAGAAGAGTATCCTGTGGAAGAGGAACAGAATCATCACAAGCAGGGTGCTCTTCCTCCTCAG GAAGAACCGGAGCCCGCGCCTGCGCCAGCGTTCACCACCGAGGCGGCTCCGGTTATTCCTGCTGAAGAGCCGGTCTACCCCAGTTCCGAAGCTCCAGTGAATCGACCCAAGGTTCACCACGGCAAGAAGACCAAGAAGACTCAGGTGGTGGTTAaagatgacgacgacgacgaggaggaggacgacgaagaggacgacgaggaACTGTCCGTTCCTTTCGTGCCTTTCAAGGGCAACCGTCGCCGGCAGAACTACCCGAACTTGAACAACTACTTCCCCATGGTGTTCAGCTTCCCCGGTGTGTCCACGCGTTCCGGATCCTCGGGATCCCCTCCGGGAGCTGTGACCGCGATCGCCAACAGTTACTCCACCGGCAAAGGAGGAGTCGCCAGCTCGGTAGCCACCGCGTACGGAGGATCTCCTAACGG CGTTACGATGCAACGATCGATCTGTGTCCAGAAAAAAGAAGCGTCCAACAACTGGCGACGAATAAACCTTCAGCCATCGGATGGAGATCGGCCGTGA
- the LOC116430420 gene encoding uncharacterized protein LOC116430420 isoform X2 yields MAQWISFLLLVAAATITVTESRAIPAEPVSVMLDPYGNPIVFLREKRTPVQPYPHRAMMFTGYYRPVRRSSTGGQATGVFAQGNAVSGEAFFGGMQTPHLNNGPEPIEESEVSSAEAQAAPVPDESYNEDQTPVQQEGEYQPEGHNQQDGHYPQDESQNHPQEEYPVEEEQNHHKQGALPPQEEPEPAPAPAFTTEAAPVIPAEEPVYPSSEAPVNRPKVHHGKKTKKTQVVVKDDDDDEEEDDEEDDEELSVPFVPFKGNRRRQNYPNLNNYFPMVFSFPGVSTRSGSSGSPPGAVTAIANSYSTGKGGVASSVATAYGGSPNGKKKRPTTGDE; encoded by the exons ATGGCGCAGTGGATCAGTTTCCTCCTCCTCGTCGCCGCAGCGACGATAACCGTCACGGAGTCCAGAGCAATTCCCGCCGAACCCG TTTCAGTGATGCTGGACCCATATGGCAATCCCATAGTCTTCCTCCGCGAGAAGAGAACCCCCGTGCAACCGTATCCTCACAGGGCGATGATGTTCACCGGGTACTACAGGCCCGTGCGCCGCTCGAGTACCGGCGGCCAAGCGACAGGCGTTTTCGCACAAGGAAACGCTGTTAGTGGCGAGGCTTTCTTCGGAGGCATGCAGACGCCTCACTTGAACAACGGCCCGGAACCGATCGAGGAGTCAGAAGTCTCGAGCGCGGAGGCCCAAGCGGCGCCCGTGCCCGACGAGTCTTACAACGAGGACCAGACGccggtgcagcaggaaggagAATACCAGCCCGAGGGACATAATCAGCAGGATGGACACTATCCTCAAGACGAGTCGCAGAACCATCCACAAGAAGAGTATCCTGTGGAAGAGGAACAGAATCATCACAAGCAGGGTGCTCTTCCTCCTCAG GAAGAACCGGAGCCCGCGCCTGCGCCAGCGTTCACCACCGAGGCGGCTCCGGTTATTCCTGCTGAAGAGCCGGTCTACCCCAGTTCCGAAGCTCCAGTGAATCGACCCAAGGTTCACCACGGCAAGAAGACCAAGAAGACTCAGGTGGTGGTTAaagatgacgacgacgacgaggaggaggacgacgaagaggacgacgaggaACTGTCCGTTCCTTTCGTGCCTTTCAAGGGCAACCGTCGCCGGCAGAACTACCCGAACTTGAACAACTACTTCCCCATGGTGTTCAGCTTCCCCGGTGTGTCCACGCGTTCCGGATCCTCGGGATCCCCTCCGGGAGCTGTGACCGCGATCGCCAACAGTTACTCCACCGGCAAAGGAGGAGTCGCCAGCTCGGTAGCCACCGCGTACGGAGGATCTCCTAACGG AAAAAAGAAGCGTCCAACAACTGGCGACGAATAA
- the LOC116430815 gene encoding uncharacterized protein LOC116430815 isoform X2, translating into MANLLALLVITLACAVVHAQQLPNQKPVFGQTFDEIVVSSDLNVRRKSKENREGKRLTNIPSGTTGPPEKSTVVASRFVSDDGTRITSEKKQQKRETSDSRKRYLDMGVAGYLLKSRKR; encoded by the exons ATGGCGAACCTTTTGGCTCTTCTGGTGATCACCCTCGCTTGCGCGGTCGTCCACGCCCAGCAACTACCCAATCAAAAGC CCGTTTTCGGTCAAACCTTCGACGAAATTGTAGTCTCCTCGGACCTGAACGTTAGAAGAAAGTCCAAAGAAAACCGCGAAGGTAAAAGATTGACGAACATACCATCGGGAACCACCGGCCCACCTGAAAAATCCACCGTGGTCGCATCCAGATTCGTCTCCGACGACGGTACCCGGATCACGTCGGAAAAAAAGCAACAGAAACGCGAAACTTCGGATTCCCGGAAAAG GTATCTGGACATGGGCGTCGCGGGATACTTGCTGAAATCTCGAAAACGATGA
- the LOC116430815 gene encoding uncharacterized protein LOC116430815 isoform X1, translated as MNNASQVFQRSLPNEHDRDLDIPLAERKFFAARAVFGQTFDEIVVSSDLNVRRKSKENREGKRLTNIPSGTTGPPEKSTVVASRFVSDDGTRITSEKKQQKRETSDSRKRYLDMGVAGYLLKSRKR; from the exons ATGAACAACGCGTCACAGGTATTTCAACGATCGTTGCCGAACGAGCACGATCGCGACCTTGACATTCCGCTCGCGGAAAGGAAATTCTTCGCTGCTCGAG CCGTTTTCGGTCAAACCTTCGACGAAATTGTAGTCTCCTCGGACCTGAACGTTAGAAGAAAGTCCAAAGAAAACCGCGAAGGTAAAAGATTGACGAACATACCATCGGGAACCACCGGCCCACCTGAAAAATCCACCGTGGTCGCATCCAGATTCGTCTCCGACGACGGTACCCGGATCACGTCGGAAAAAAAGCAACAGAAACGCGAAACTTCGGATTCCCGGAAAAG GTATCTGGACATGGGCGTCGCGGGATACTTGCTGAAATCTCGAAAACGATGA